In a single window of the Equus quagga isolate Etosha38 chromosome 7, UCLA_HA_Equagga_1.0, whole genome shotgun sequence genome:
- the FAM193B gene encoding protein FAM193B isoform X5, whose amino-acid sequence MTRRRSRPSGGAGRRERARVAGPQKPQAPEPPPPPSLEAGAGAGLPEALAEPERDGPREEDEPKLAAGPQVPPTSSQSVQTCCLLCHRERKGWEEGPSQNGLVLQGEKLPPDFMPKLVKNLLGEMPLWVCQSCRKSMEEDERQTGREHAVAISLSHTSCKSQSCGGDSHSSSSSSSSSSSSSSSCHGNSGDWDPSSFLSAHKLSGLWNSPHSSGAVPGSSLGSPPTIPGEVFSISEHHRHSDLTAPPNSPTGHHPQPVSLIPSHPGSFGSPPHPHLLPPSPAAPFPAQASECPVAAAAAPNTPGACQSPHLPSTSMSLLKMPPPFSGCSHPCSGHCSGHCGSPLLPPPSSQQLPSTHSRDPGCKGHKFTHSGLACQLPQPCEADEGLGEEEDSSSERSSCTSSSIHQRDGKFCDCCYCEFFGHNAPPAAPTSRNYTEIREKLRSRLTRRKEELPMKGGTLGGIPGEPAVDHRDVDELLEFINSTEPKVPNSARAAKRARHKLKKKEKEKAQLAAEALKQVDRSVSGSQEPRPARERLLEWPDRELDRVNSFLSSRLQEIKNTVKDSIRASFSVCELSMDSNGFSKEGAAQPEPPNLPSSNLNGSSEQRPDINLDLSPLTLGSPQNHTLQAPGEPAPPWAEMRVPHPPWTKPPGPARPQSLPQGKGRSRRSRNKQEKSASSLDDVFLPKDMDGVEMDETDREVEYFKSPCCVEHLEGVLRSRLPAEGLQFLPPHPHPPAQDPPCSPPSWTNQKLNGCRAMLGPLRTLCRAASWCYAASTLRAWGLGWPVGRGLLVLLAQHCSLCVWFFVFVFQFFTFDTVKIFHAER is encoded by the exons gttccccccacctccagccagtCTGTGCAGACTTGCTGCCTGCTGTGTCATCGAGAACGTAAAGGCTGGGAAGAAGGCCCTTCCCAAAACGGACTGGTGTTGCAGGGTGAGAAGCTGCCCCCTGACTTCATGCCAAAGCTCGTCAAGAATCTCCTAGGCGAGATGCCTCTGTGGGTCTGCCAGAGTTGCCGAAAGAGCATGGAGGAAGATGAAAGGCAGACAGGTCGAGAACATGCAGTGGCG ATCTCCTTGTCACACACATCCTGCAAATCACAGTCTTGTGGGGGTGACTCTCATTCCTCTTCGTCATCCTCTTCATCGTCCTCATCCTCGTCCTCCTCCTGCCATGGGAACTCAGGAGACTGGGATCCCAGCTCATTCCTGTCAGCACATAAGCTCTCAGGCCTCTGGAACTCCCCGCACTCCAGTGGGGCCGTGCCGGGCAGCTCACTCGGGAGTCCTCCTACCATCCCCG GTGAGGTTTTCTCCATCTCGGAGCACCACCGGCACTCAGACCTCACTGCTCCACCTAacagccccactggccaccaccCACAGCCAGTGTCACTGATCCCATCTCACCCCGGATCCTTTGGCTCACCACCCCACCCACACCTGCTGCCCCCTTCCCCAGCAGCACCTTTCCCTGCCCAGGCTTCAGAATGccctgttgctgctgctgctgcccccaacACCCCGGGGGCCTGTCAGAGCCCCCACCTGCCCTCCACCAGCATGTCACTCCTGAAGATGCCTCCGCCATTCTCGGGGTGCAGCCACCCCTGTAGTGGGCACTGCAGTGGGCATTGTGGCagtcctctcctcccaccaccgAGCTCTCAGCAGCTCCCTAGCACTCACAG CAGGGACCCCGGGTGCAAGGGGCACAAGTTTACACACAGTGGCCTGGCCTGTCAACTGCCCCAGCCATGCGAGGCAGATGAGGGGCTGGGCGAGGAAGAGGACAGCAGCTCAGAGCGTAGCTCCTGCACCTCATCCTCCATCCACCAGAGAGATGGGAAGTTCTGTGACTGCTGCTACTGTGAGTTCTTCGGTCACAATGCG ccaccCGCCGCCCCGACGAGTCGGAATTATACCGAGATCCGAGAGAAGCTTCGCTCGAGGCTGACCAGGCGGAAAGAGGAGCTGCCCATGAAGGGGGGCACCCTGGGCGGGATCCCTGGGGAGCCCGCCGTGGACCACCGAGATGTGGATGAACTGCTGGAATTCATCAACAGCACGGAACCCAAAGTCCCCAACAGCGCCAGGGCTGCCAAGCGGGCCCGGCACAAGCTGAAAAAGAAG GAAAAGGAGAAGGCCCAGTTGGCAGCAGAAGCGCTAAAGCAGGTGGATCGTAGTGTTTCTGGAAGCCAGGAGCCAAGGCCTGCCAGGGAGAGGCTCTTGGAGTGGCCTGACCGGGAGCTGGATCGGGTCAACAGCTTCCTGAGCAGCCGTCTGCAGGAGATCAAGAACACTGTCAAAGACTCCATCCGTGCCAGCTTCAGTGTGTGTGAGCTCAGCATGGACAGCAATGGCTTCTCTAAGGAGGGGGCTGCTCAGCCAGAGCCCCCGAATCTACCCTCCTCAAACCTCAATGGCTCCTCAGAGCAACGGCCTGACATCAACCTTGACCTGTCCCCTTTGACTCTGGGCTCCCCTCAGAACCACACGTTACAAGCTCCAGGCGAGCCAGCCCCACCATGGGCAGAAATGAGAGTCCCTCACCCACCATGGACCAAG CCCCCAGGCCCAGCAAGGCCACAGAGCTTGCCACAGGGCAAGGGCCGGAGCCGCCGGAGCCGCAACAAGCAAGAGAAGTCGGCCTCCTCCTTGG ACGATGTGTTCCTGCCCAAGGACATGGATGGGGTGGAGATGGATGAGACTGACCGGGAGGTGGAGTACTTCAAGAG CCCCTGCTGCGTCGAGCATCTTGAGGGTGTCCTGCGGTCCCGACTGCCAGCTGAAGGTCTGCAGTTTCTTCCTCCACatccccacccacctgcccaagatcctccctgctccccaccatcCTGGACCAACCAAAAGCTGAATGGATGCCGTGCCATGCTGGGGCCCCTCAGGACCCTGTGCAGAGCCGCCTCCTGGTGCTACGCAGCCTCCACACTcagagcctgggggctgggctggcctgTGGGCCGGGGGCTGTTGGTACTGCTGGCCCAACACTGCTCtctttgtgtttggttttttgtttttgtttttcaattctttaCTTTTGATACTGTGAAGATCTTTCATGCCGAAAGATAA
- the FAM193B gene encoding protein FAM193B isoform X3 → MTRRRSRPSGGAGRRERARVAGPQKPQAPEPPPPPSLEAGAGAGLPEALAEPERDGPREEDEPKLAAGPQVPPTSSQSVQTCCLLCHRERKGWEEGPSQNGLVLQGEKLPPDFMPKLVKNLLGEMPLWVCQSCRKSMEEDERQTGREHAVAISLSHTSCKSQSCGGDSHSSSSSSSSSSSSSSSCHGNSGDWDPSSFLSAHKLSGLWNSPHSSGAVPGSSLGSPPTIPGEVFSISEHHRHSDLTAPPNSPTGHHPQPVSLIPSHPGSFGSPPHPHLLPPSPAAPFPAQASECPVAAAAAPNTPGACQSPHLPSTSMSLLKMPPPFSGCSHPCSGHCSGHCGSPLLPPPSSQQLPSTHSRDPGCKGHKFTHSGLACQLPQPCEADEGLGEEEDSSSERSSCTSSSIHQRDGKFCDCCYCEFFGHNAPPAAPTSRNYTEIREKLRSRLTRRKEELPMKGGTLGGIPGEPAVDHRDVDELLEFINSTEPKVPNSARAAKRARHKLKKKEKEKAQLAAEALKQVDRSVSGSQEPRPARERLLEWPDRELDRVNSFLSSRLQEIKNTVKDSIRASFSVCELSMDSNGFSKEGAAQPEPPNLPSSNLNGSSEQRPDINLDLSPLTLGSPQNHTLQAPGEPAPPWAEMRVPHPPWTKVRGPPPGIIPENGLVRRLNTVPNLSRVIWVKTPKPGNPSSEEPSPKEVPSFKQELPEPVASGGKPRKGKRQGSQAKKSEASPAPQSPASLEAPSAKGQTPSPKQPGKAPEPPKVSSCAEAGEGSQGSWPGPGWAGSPKADKEKGSSWRNWPGEAKARPLEQESVQPPGPARPQSLPQGKGRSRRSRNKQEKSASSLDDVFLPKDMDGVEMDETDREVEYFKRFCLDSAKQTRQKVAVNWTNFSLKKTTPSTAQ, encoded by the exons gttccccccacctccagccagtCTGTGCAGACTTGCTGCCTGCTGTGTCATCGAGAACGTAAAGGCTGGGAAGAAGGCCCTTCCCAAAACGGACTGGTGTTGCAGGGTGAGAAGCTGCCCCCTGACTTCATGCCAAAGCTCGTCAAGAATCTCCTAGGCGAGATGCCTCTGTGGGTCTGCCAGAGTTGCCGAAAGAGCATGGAGGAAGATGAAAGGCAGACAGGTCGAGAACATGCAGTGGCG ATCTCCTTGTCACACACATCCTGCAAATCACAGTCTTGTGGGGGTGACTCTCATTCCTCTTCGTCATCCTCTTCATCGTCCTCATCCTCGTCCTCCTCCTGCCATGGGAACTCAGGAGACTGGGATCCCAGCTCATTCCTGTCAGCACATAAGCTCTCAGGCCTCTGGAACTCCCCGCACTCCAGTGGGGCCGTGCCGGGCAGCTCACTCGGGAGTCCTCCTACCATCCCCG GTGAGGTTTTCTCCATCTCGGAGCACCACCGGCACTCAGACCTCACTGCTCCACCTAacagccccactggccaccaccCACAGCCAGTGTCACTGATCCCATCTCACCCCGGATCCTTTGGCTCACCACCCCACCCACACCTGCTGCCCCCTTCCCCAGCAGCACCTTTCCCTGCCCAGGCTTCAGAATGccctgttgctgctgctgctgcccccaacACCCCGGGGGCCTGTCAGAGCCCCCACCTGCCCTCCACCAGCATGTCACTCCTGAAGATGCCTCCGCCATTCTCGGGGTGCAGCCACCCCTGTAGTGGGCACTGCAGTGGGCATTGTGGCagtcctctcctcccaccaccgAGCTCTCAGCAGCTCCCTAGCACTCACAG CAGGGACCCCGGGTGCAAGGGGCACAAGTTTACACACAGTGGCCTGGCCTGTCAACTGCCCCAGCCATGCGAGGCAGATGAGGGGCTGGGCGAGGAAGAGGACAGCAGCTCAGAGCGTAGCTCCTGCACCTCATCCTCCATCCACCAGAGAGATGGGAAGTTCTGTGACTGCTGCTACTGTGAGTTCTTCGGTCACAATGCG ccaccCGCCGCCCCGACGAGTCGGAATTATACCGAGATCCGAGAGAAGCTTCGCTCGAGGCTGACCAGGCGGAAAGAGGAGCTGCCCATGAAGGGGGGCACCCTGGGCGGGATCCCTGGGGAGCCCGCCGTGGACCACCGAGATGTGGATGAACTGCTGGAATTCATCAACAGCACGGAACCCAAAGTCCCCAACAGCGCCAGGGCTGCCAAGCGGGCCCGGCACAAGCTGAAAAAGAAG GAAAAGGAGAAGGCCCAGTTGGCAGCAGAAGCGCTAAAGCAGGTGGATCGTAGTGTTTCTGGAAGCCAGGAGCCAAGGCCTGCCAGGGAGAGGCTCTTGGAGTGGCCTGACCGGGAGCTGGATCGGGTCAACAGCTTCCTGAGCAGCCGTCTGCAGGAGATCAAGAACACTGTCAAAGACTCCATCCGTGCCAGCTTCAGTGTGTGTGAGCTCAGCATGGACAGCAATGGCTTCTCTAAGGAGGGGGCTGCTCAGCCAGAGCCCCCGAATCTACCCTCCTCAAACCTCAATGGCTCCTCAGAGCAACGGCCTGACATCAACCTTGACCTGTCCCCTTTGACTCTGGGCTCCCCTCAGAACCACACGTTACAAGCTCCAGGCGAGCCAGCCCCACCATGGGCAGAAATGAGAGTCCCTCACCCACCATGGACCAAGGTGAGGGGCCCCCCTCCTGGAATCATCCCTGAGAATGGGCTGGTGAGGAGACTCAACACGGTGCCCAACCTGTCCCGAGTGATCTGGGTCAAGACACCCAAGCCAGGCAACCCTAGCTCTGAGGAACCAAGCCCAAAGGAGGTCCCCAGTTTCAAGCAGGAGCTGCCTGAGCCTGTGGCCTCAGGTGGGAAGCCACGGAAGGGCAAGAGACAGGGCAGTCAGGCCAAGAAGAGTGAGGCGAGCCCAGCCCCTCAGTCCCCAGCCAGCCTCGAGGCTCCCAGTGCCAAGGGCCAGACCCCCAGCCCCAAACAGCCAGGCAAGGCCCCAGAGCCTCCCAAAGTGAGCAGCTgtgctgaggctggagaggggagcCAGGGGAGCTGGCCAGGCCCAGGTTGGGCTGGCAGCCCCAAAGCTGACAAGGAGAAGGGCAGCTCCTGGCGAAACTGGCCAGGTGAGGCCAAGGCACGGCCTCTGGAGCAGGAGTCTGTGCAGCCCCCAGGCCCAGCAAGGCCACAGAGCTTGCCACAGGGCAAGGGCCGGAGCCGCCGGAGCCGCAACAAGCAAGAGAAGTCGGCCTCCTCCTTGG ACGATGTGTTCCTGCCCAAGGACATGGATGGGGTGGAGATGGATGAGACTGACCGGGAGGTGGAGTACTTCAAGAG GTTCTGTTTGGATTCTGCAAAGCAAACTCGTCAGAAAGTTGCTGTAAACTGGACCAACTTCAGCCTCAAGAAAACCACTCCCAGCACAGCTCAGTGA
- the FAM193B gene encoding protein FAM193B isoform X2, whose product MTRRRSRPSGGAGRRERARVAGPQKPQAPEPPPPPSLEAGAGAGLPEALAEPERDGPREEDEPKLAAGPQVPPTSSQSVQTCCLLCHRERKGWEEGPSQNGLVLQGEKLPPDFMPKLVKNLLGEMPLWVCQSCRKSMEEDERQTGREHAVAISLSHTSCKSQSCGGDSHSSSSSSSSSSSSSSSCHGNSGDWDPSSFLSAHKLSGLWNSPHSSGAVPGSSLGSPPTIPGEVFSISEHHRHSDLTAPPNSPTGHHPQPVSLIPSHPGSFGSPPHPHLLPPSPAAPFPAQASECPVAAAAAPNTPGACQSPHLPSTSMSLLKMPPPFSGCSHPCSGHCSGHCGSPLLPPPSSQQLPSTHSRDPGCKGHKFTHSGLACQLPQPCEADEGLGEEEDSSSERSSCTSSSIHQRDGKFCDCCYCEFFGHNAEKEKAQLAAEALKQVDRSVSGSQEPRPARERLLEWPDRELDRVNSFLSSRLQEIKNTVKDSIRASFSVCELSMDSNGFSKEGAAQPEPPNLPSSNLNGSSEQRPDINLDLSPLTLGSPQNHTLQAPGEPAPPWAEMRVPHPPWTKVRGPPPGIIPENGLVRRLNTVPNLSRVIWVKTPKPGNPSSEEPSPKEVPSFKQELPEPVASGGKPRKGKRQGSQAKKSEASPAPQSPASLEAPSAKGQTPSPKQPGKAPEPPKVSSCAEAGEGSQGSWPGPGWAGSPKADKEKGSSWRNWPGEAKARPLEQESVQPPGPARPQSLPQGKGRSRRSRNKQEKSASSLDDVFLPKDMDGVEMDETDREVEYFKSPCCVEHLEGVLRSRLPAEGLQFLPPHPHPPAQDPPCSPPSWTNQKLNGCRAMLGPLRTLCRAASWCYAASTLRAWGLGWPVGRGLLVLLAQHCSLCVWFFVFVFQFFTFDTVKIFHAER is encoded by the exons gttccccccacctccagccagtCTGTGCAGACTTGCTGCCTGCTGTGTCATCGAGAACGTAAAGGCTGGGAAGAAGGCCCTTCCCAAAACGGACTGGTGTTGCAGGGTGAGAAGCTGCCCCCTGACTTCATGCCAAAGCTCGTCAAGAATCTCCTAGGCGAGATGCCTCTGTGGGTCTGCCAGAGTTGCCGAAAGAGCATGGAGGAAGATGAAAGGCAGACAGGTCGAGAACATGCAGTGGCG ATCTCCTTGTCACACACATCCTGCAAATCACAGTCTTGTGGGGGTGACTCTCATTCCTCTTCGTCATCCTCTTCATCGTCCTCATCCTCGTCCTCCTCCTGCCATGGGAACTCAGGAGACTGGGATCCCAGCTCATTCCTGTCAGCACATAAGCTCTCAGGCCTCTGGAACTCCCCGCACTCCAGTGGGGCCGTGCCGGGCAGCTCACTCGGGAGTCCTCCTACCATCCCCG GTGAGGTTTTCTCCATCTCGGAGCACCACCGGCACTCAGACCTCACTGCTCCACCTAacagccccactggccaccaccCACAGCCAGTGTCACTGATCCCATCTCACCCCGGATCCTTTGGCTCACCACCCCACCCACACCTGCTGCCCCCTTCCCCAGCAGCACCTTTCCCTGCCCAGGCTTCAGAATGccctgttgctgctgctgctgcccccaacACCCCGGGGGCCTGTCAGAGCCCCCACCTGCCCTCCACCAGCATGTCACTCCTGAAGATGCCTCCGCCATTCTCGGGGTGCAGCCACCCCTGTAGTGGGCACTGCAGTGGGCATTGTGGCagtcctctcctcccaccaccgAGCTCTCAGCAGCTCCCTAGCACTCACAG CAGGGACCCCGGGTGCAAGGGGCACAAGTTTACACACAGTGGCCTGGCCTGTCAACTGCCCCAGCCATGCGAGGCAGATGAGGGGCTGGGCGAGGAAGAGGACAGCAGCTCAGAGCGTAGCTCCTGCACCTCATCCTCCATCCACCAGAGAGATGGGAAGTTCTGTGACTGCTGCTACTGTGAGTTCTTCGGTCACAATGCG GAAAAGGAGAAGGCCCAGTTGGCAGCAGAAGCGCTAAAGCAGGTGGATCGTAGTGTTTCTGGAAGCCAGGAGCCAAGGCCTGCCAGGGAGAGGCTCTTGGAGTGGCCTGACCGGGAGCTGGATCGGGTCAACAGCTTCCTGAGCAGCCGTCTGCAGGAGATCAAGAACACTGTCAAAGACTCCATCCGTGCCAGCTTCAGTGTGTGTGAGCTCAGCATGGACAGCAATGGCTTCTCTAAGGAGGGGGCTGCTCAGCCAGAGCCCCCGAATCTACCCTCCTCAAACCTCAATGGCTCCTCAGAGCAACGGCCTGACATCAACCTTGACCTGTCCCCTTTGACTCTGGGCTCCCCTCAGAACCACACGTTACAAGCTCCAGGCGAGCCAGCCCCACCATGGGCAGAAATGAGAGTCCCTCACCCACCATGGACCAAGGTGAGGGGCCCCCCTCCTGGAATCATCCCTGAGAATGGGCTGGTGAGGAGACTCAACACGGTGCCCAACCTGTCCCGAGTGATCTGGGTCAAGACACCCAAGCCAGGCAACCCTAGCTCTGAGGAACCAAGCCCAAAGGAGGTCCCCAGTTTCAAGCAGGAGCTGCCTGAGCCTGTGGCCTCAGGTGGGAAGCCACGGAAGGGCAAGAGACAGGGCAGTCAGGCCAAGAAGAGTGAGGCGAGCCCAGCCCCTCAGTCCCCAGCCAGCCTCGAGGCTCCCAGTGCCAAGGGCCAGACCCCCAGCCCCAAACAGCCAGGCAAGGCCCCAGAGCCTCCCAAAGTGAGCAGCTgtgctgaggctggagaggggagcCAGGGGAGCTGGCCAGGCCCAGGTTGGGCTGGCAGCCCCAAAGCTGACAAGGAGAAGGGCAGCTCCTGGCGAAACTGGCCAGGTGAGGCCAAGGCACGGCCTCTGGAGCAGGAGTCTGTGCAGCCCCCAGGCCCAGCAAGGCCACAGAGCTTGCCACAGGGCAAGGGCCGGAGCCGCCGGAGCCGCAACAAGCAAGAGAAGTCGGCCTCCTCCTTGG ACGATGTGTTCCTGCCCAAGGACATGGATGGGGTGGAGATGGATGAGACTGACCGGGAGGTGGAGTACTTCAAGAG CCCCTGCTGCGTCGAGCATCTTGAGGGTGTCCTGCGGTCCCGACTGCCAGCTGAAGGTCTGCAGTTTCTTCCTCCACatccccacccacctgcccaagatcctccctgctccccaccatcCTGGACCAACCAAAAGCTGAATGGATGCCGTGCCATGCTGGGGCCCCTCAGGACCCTGTGCAGAGCCGCCTCCTGGTGCTACGCAGCCTCCACACTcagagcctgggggctgggctggcctgTGGGCCGGGGGCTGTTGGTACTGCTGGCCCAACACTGCTCtctttgtgtttggttttttgtttttgtttttcaattctttaCTTTTGATACTGTGAAGATCTTTCATGCCGAAAGATAA
- the FAM193B gene encoding protein FAM193B isoform X1, with protein sequence MTRRRSRPSGGAGRRERARVAGPQKPQAPEPPPPPSLEAGAGAGLPEALAEPERDGPREEDEPKLAAGPQVPPTSSQSVQTCCLLCHRERKGWEEGPSQNGLVLQGEKLPPDFMPKLVKNLLGEMPLWVCQSCRKSMEEDERQTGREHAVAISLSHTSCKSQSCGGDSHSSSSSSSSSSSSSSSCHGNSGDWDPSSFLSAHKLSGLWNSPHSSGAVPGSSLGSPPTIPGEVFSISEHHRHSDLTAPPNSPTGHHPQPVSLIPSHPGSFGSPPHPHLLPPSPAAPFPAQASECPVAAAAAPNTPGACQSPHLPSTSMSLLKMPPPFSGCSHPCSGHCSGHCGSPLLPPPSSQQLPSTHSRDPGCKGHKFTHSGLACQLPQPCEADEGLGEEEDSSSERSSCTSSSIHQRDGKFCDCCYCEFFGHNAPPAAPTSRNYTEIREKLRSRLTRRKEELPMKGGTLGGIPGEPAVDHRDVDELLEFINSTEPKVPNSARAAKRARHKLKKKEKEKAQLAAEALKQVDRSVSGSQEPRPARERLLEWPDRELDRVNSFLSSRLQEIKNTVKDSIRASFSVCELSMDSNGFSKEGAAQPEPPNLPSSNLNGSSEQRPDINLDLSPLTLGSPQNHTLQAPGEPAPPWAEMRVPHPPWTKVRGPPPGIIPENGLVRRLNTVPNLSRVIWVKTPKPGNPSSEEPSPKEVPSFKQELPEPVASGGKPRKGKRQGSQAKKSEASPAPQSPASLEAPSAKGQTPSPKQPGKAPEPPKVSSCAEAGEGSQGSWPGPGWAGSPKADKEKGSSWRNWPGEAKARPLEQESVQPPGPARPQSLPQGKGRSRRSRNKQEKSASSLDDVFLPKDMDGVEMDETDREVEYFKSPCCVEHLEGVLRSRLPAEGLQFLPPHPHPPAQDPPCSPPSWTNQKLNGCRAMLGPLRTLCRAASWCYAASTLRAWGLGWPVGRGLLVLLAQHCSLCVWFFVFVFQFFTFDTVKIFHAER encoded by the exons gttccccccacctccagccagtCTGTGCAGACTTGCTGCCTGCTGTGTCATCGAGAACGTAAAGGCTGGGAAGAAGGCCCTTCCCAAAACGGACTGGTGTTGCAGGGTGAGAAGCTGCCCCCTGACTTCATGCCAAAGCTCGTCAAGAATCTCCTAGGCGAGATGCCTCTGTGGGTCTGCCAGAGTTGCCGAAAGAGCATGGAGGAAGATGAAAGGCAGACAGGTCGAGAACATGCAGTGGCG ATCTCCTTGTCACACACATCCTGCAAATCACAGTCTTGTGGGGGTGACTCTCATTCCTCTTCGTCATCCTCTTCATCGTCCTCATCCTCGTCCTCCTCCTGCCATGGGAACTCAGGAGACTGGGATCCCAGCTCATTCCTGTCAGCACATAAGCTCTCAGGCCTCTGGAACTCCCCGCACTCCAGTGGGGCCGTGCCGGGCAGCTCACTCGGGAGTCCTCCTACCATCCCCG GTGAGGTTTTCTCCATCTCGGAGCACCACCGGCACTCAGACCTCACTGCTCCACCTAacagccccactggccaccaccCACAGCCAGTGTCACTGATCCCATCTCACCCCGGATCCTTTGGCTCACCACCCCACCCACACCTGCTGCCCCCTTCCCCAGCAGCACCTTTCCCTGCCCAGGCTTCAGAATGccctgttgctgctgctgctgcccccaacACCCCGGGGGCCTGTCAGAGCCCCCACCTGCCCTCCACCAGCATGTCACTCCTGAAGATGCCTCCGCCATTCTCGGGGTGCAGCCACCCCTGTAGTGGGCACTGCAGTGGGCATTGTGGCagtcctctcctcccaccaccgAGCTCTCAGCAGCTCCCTAGCACTCACAG CAGGGACCCCGGGTGCAAGGGGCACAAGTTTACACACAGTGGCCTGGCCTGTCAACTGCCCCAGCCATGCGAGGCAGATGAGGGGCTGGGCGAGGAAGAGGACAGCAGCTCAGAGCGTAGCTCCTGCACCTCATCCTCCATCCACCAGAGAGATGGGAAGTTCTGTGACTGCTGCTACTGTGAGTTCTTCGGTCACAATGCG ccaccCGCCGCCCCGACGAGTCGGAATTATACCGAGATCCGAGAGAAGCTTCGCTCGAGGCTGACCAGGCGGAAAGAGGAGCTGCCCATGAAGGGGGGCACCCTGGGCGGGATCCCTGGGGAGCCCGCCGTGGACCACCGAGATGTGGATGAACTGCTGGAATTCATCAACAGCACGGAACCCAAAGTCCCCAACAGCGCCAGGGCTGCCAAGCGGGCCCGGCACAAGCTGAAAAAGAAG GAAAAGGAGAAGGCCCAGTTGGCAGCAGAAGCGCTAAAGCAGGTGGATCGTAGTGTTTCTGGAAGCCAGGAGCCAAGGCCTGCCAGGGAGAGGCTCTTGGAGTGGCCTGACCGGGAGCTGGATCGGGTCAACAGCTTCCTGAGCAGCCGTCTGCAGGAGATCAAGAACACTGTCAAAGACTCCATCCGTGCCAGCTTCAGTGTGTGTGAGCTCAGCATGGACAGCAATGGCTTCTCTAAGGAGGGGGCTGCTCAGCCAGAGCCCCCGAATCTACCCTCCTCAAACCTCAATGGCTCCTCAGAGCAACGGCCTGACATCAACCTTGACCTGTCCCCTTTGACTCTGGGCTCCCCTCAGAACCACACGTTACAAGCTCCAGGCGAGCCAGCCCCACCATGGGCAGAAATGAGAGTCCCTCACCCACCATGGACCAAGGTGAGGGGCCCCCCTCCTGGAATCATCCCTGAGAATGGGCTGGTGAGGAGACTCAACACGGTGCCCAACCTGTCCCGAGTGATCTGGGTCAAGACACCCAAGCCAGGCAACCCTAGCTCTGAGGAACCAAGCCCAAAGGAGGTCCCCAGTTTCAAGCAGGAGCTGCCTGAGCCTGTGGCCTCAGGTGGGAAGCCACGGAAGGGCAAGAGACAGGGCAGTCAGGCCAAGAAGAGTGAGGCGAGCCCAGCCCCTCAGTCCCCAGCCAGCCTCGAGGCTCCCAGTGCCAAGGGCCAGACCCCCAGCCCCAAACAGCCAGGCAAGGCCCCAGAGCCTCCCAAAGTGAGCAGCTgtgctgaggctggagaggggagcCAGGGGAGCTGGCCAGGCCCAGGTTGGGCTGGCAGCCCCAAAGCTGACAAGGAGAAGGGCAGCTCCTGGCGAAACTGGCCAGGTGAGGCCAAGGCACGGCCTCTGGAGCAGGAGTCTGTGCAGCCCCCAGGCCCAGCAAGGCCACAGAGCTTGCCACAGGGCAAGGGCCGGAGCCGCCGGAGCCGCAACAAGCAAGAGAAGTCGGCCTCCTCCTTGG ACGATGTGTTCCTGCCCAAGGACATGGATGGGGTGGAGATGGATGAGACTGACCGGGAGGTGGAGTACTTCAAGAG CCCCTGCTGCGTCGAGCATCTTGAGGGTGTCCTGCGGTCCCGACTGCCAGCTGAAGGTCTGCAGTTTCTTCCTCCACatccccacccacctgcccaagatcctccctgctccccaccatcCTGGACCAACCAAAAGCTGAATGGATGCCGTGCCATGCTGGGGCCCCTCAGGACCCTGTGCAGAGCCGCCTCCTGGTGCTACGCAGCCTCCACACTcagagcctgggggctgggctggcctgTGGGCCGGGGGCTGTTGGTACTGCTGGCCCAACACTGCTCtctttgtgtttggttttttgtttttgtttttcaattctttaCTTTTGATACTGTGAAGATCTTTCATGCCGAAAGATAA